The Bos mutus isolate GX-2022 chromosome 7, NWIPB_WYAK_1.1, whole genome shotgun sequence genome window below encodes:
- the PTBP1 gene encoding LOW QUALITY PROTEIN: polypyrimidine tract-binding protein 1 (The sequence of the model RefSeq protein was modified relative to this genomic sequence to represent the inferred CDS: deleted 2 bases in 1 codon): MDGIVPDIAVGTKRGSDELFSACVTNGPFIMSGTSASTANGNDSKKFKGDSRSAAPSRVIHIRKLPGDVTEGEVISLGLPFGKVTNLLMLKGKNQAFIEMHTEEAANTMVNYYTSVTPVLRGQPIYIQFSNHKELKTDSSPNQARAQAALQAVNSVQSGNLALAASAAAVDAGMAMAGQSPVLRIIVENLFYPVTLDVLHQIFSKFGTVLKIITFTKNNQFQALLQYADPVSAQHAKLSLDGQNIYNACCTLRIDFSKLTSLNVKYNNDKSRDYTRPDLPSGDSQPSLDQTMAAAFGAPGIMSASPYAGAGFPPTFAIPQAAGLSVPNVHGALAPLAIPSAAAAAAAAGRIAIPGLAGAGNSVLLVSNLNPERVTPQSLFILFGVYGDVQRVKVLFNKKENALVQMADGSQAQLAMSHLNGHKLHGKPVRITLSKHQSVQLPREGQEDQGLTKDYGNSPLHRFKKPGSKNFQNIFPPSATLHLSNIPPSISEDDLKILFSSNGGIVKGFKFFQKDRKMALIQMGSVEEAIQALIDLHNHDLGENHHLRVSFSKSTI; the protein is encoded by the exons ATGGACGG caTCGTCCCAGACATAGCAGTTGGTACAAAG CGGGGATCTGACGAACTCTTCTCTGCCTGCGTCACTAACGGACCCTTTATCATGAGCGGCACCTCGGCGTCCACAG CAAATGGAAACGACAGCAAGAAGTTCAAGGGGGACAGCAGGAGTGCGGCG CCCTCCAGGGTGATCCACATCCGCAAGCTGCCCGGCGATGTCACCGAGGGGGAGGTCATTTCCCTGGGGCTGCCCTTCGGAAAGGTCACCAATCTCCTGATGCTGAAAGGGAAGAATCAG GCCTTCATCGAGATGCACACAGAAGAGGCTGCCAACACCATGGTGAACTACTACACGTCGGTGACGCCTGTGCTGCGCGGCCAGCCCATCTACATCCAGTTCTCCAACCACAAGGAGCTCAAGACAGACAGCTCCCCTAACCAGGCG CGGGCCCAGGCGGCCTTGCAGGCTGTGAACTCAGTCCAGTCAGGAAACCTGGCCCTGGCAGCCTCGGCCGCGGCGGTGGATGCGGGCATGGCCATGGCTGGCCAGAGCCCAGTGCTTAGGATCATCGTGGAGAACCTCTTCTACCCAGTGACCCTGGACGTGCTGCACCAG ATCTTCTCCAAGTTTGGCACTGTTCTTAAGATCATCACTTTCACCAAGAACAACCAGTTCCAGGCATTGCTGCAATACGCGGACCCCGTGAGCGCCCAGCACGCCAAGCTG TCATTGGACGGCCAGAACATCTACAACGCATGCTGCACACTGCGCATCGACTTCTCCAAGCTCACCAGCCTAAACGTCAAGTATAACAACGACAAGAGCCGCGACTACACGCGCCCTGACCTGCCGTCCGGTGACAGCCAGCCCTCGCTGGACCAGACCATGGCTGCTGCCTTTG GTGCGCCTGGTATAATGTCAGCCTCTCCGTATGCAGGAGCTGGTTTCCCTCCCACCTTTGCAATTCCTCAAGCCGCAG GTCTCTCTGTTCCTAATGTGCATGGGGCTTTGGCCCCTCTGGCTATTCCGtcggcagcggcagcagcagcggcagcgggCCGGATCGCCATCCCAGGCCTGGCGGGGGCAGGCAACTCTGTCCTGCTGGTCAGCAATCTCAACCCTGAG AGAGTCACACCCCAAAGCCTCTTTATTCTTTTCG GCGTGTATGGAGATGTGCAGCGTGTGAAGGTCCTGTTCAACAAGAAGGAGAACGCCCTGGTGCAGATGGCCGATGGGAGCCAGGCACAGCTGG ccatGAGTCACCTCAATGGGCACAAGCTGCACGGAAAGCCAGTGCGCATCACACTCTCTAAGCACCAGAGTGTGCAGCTGCCCCGCGAGGGCCAGGAGGACCAGGGCCTGACCAAGGACTATGGAAACTCGCCCCTGCACCGCTTCAAGAAGCCTGGCTCCAAGAACTTCCAGAACATCTTCCCACCCTCGGCCACTCTGCACCTCTCCAACATCCC GCCCTCCATCTCTGAGGATGACCTCAAGATTCTTTTCTCCAGTAACGGCGGGATCGTCAAAGGGTTCAAGTTCTTCCA GAAGGACCGCAAGATGGCGCTGATCCAGATGGGCTCAGTGGAGGAGGCCATCCAGGCACTCATCGACCTGCACAACCATGACCTGGGTGAGAACCACCACCTGCGGGTGTCCTTCTCCAAGTCCACCATCTAG
- the PLPPR3 gene encoding LOW QUALITY PROTEIN: phospholipid phosphatase-related protein type 3 (The sequence of the model RefSeq protein was modified relative to this genomic sequence to represent the inferred CDS: deleted 2 bases in 1 codon): MISTKEKNKSPKDSMTLLPCFYFVELPIVASSIVSLYFLELTDLFKPAKVGFQCYDRTLSMPYVETSEELIPLLMLLSLAFAAPAASIMVGEGMLYCLQSRLWGRSGGPGGPEGSIHAGGCNFNSFLRRTVRFVGVHVFGLCATALVTDVIQLATGYHAPFFLTVCKPNYTLLGTSCEANPYITQDICSGHDTHAILSARKTFPSQHATLSAFAAVYVSMYFNSVISDTTKLLKPILVFSFAIAAGVCGLTQITQYRSHPVDVYAGFLIGAGIAAYLACHAVGNFQAPPAERPVAVVPTKDALRALTQRGHDSVYQQNKSVSTDELGPPSRLEGVPRPVARDKTSLGSLKRASVDVDLLAPRSPMGKENMVTFSHTLPRVSTPSLDDPARRHMTIHVPLDASRSKQLISEWKQKSLEGRGLGLPDEGSPAHLRAPAEPMAEEEEEEEEEEEEEEEEEEEEGGPAPPSLYPTVQARPGLGPRVILPPRPGPQPLVHIPEEGAQAAAGLSPNSSAAVRAKWLMMAEKSGAAAAIASAQPRMANPPRLLQVIAMSKAPGAPGPKAAETASSSSASSDSSQYRSPSDRDSASIVTIDAHAPHHPVVHLSAGNGPWEWKAAGVGAKVVEGEGGYELGDLARSFRGGAKPPGISPGSSVSDVDQEEPRFGAVATVNLATGEGLPPLGAVDGVLGPGSRESTLRRKAGPALGDREAAEAEAESYYRKMQAARRFKD, translated from the exons ATGATCTCAACCAAGGAGAAGAATAAAAGCCCGAAGGACAGCATGACGCTTCTGCCCTGCTTCTACTTCGTGGAG CTGCCCATAGTGGCATCCTCCATCGTGTCCCTCTACTTCCTGGAGCTGACCGACCTCTTCAAGCCAGCTAAGGTGGGCTTCCAGTGCTACGACCGCACGCTGTCCATGCCCTACGTGGAAACAAGTGAAGAGCTCATCCCACTGCTCATGCTCCTCAGCTTGGCCTTTGCTGCACCTGCAGCCTCG ATCATGGTGGGTGAGGGCATGCTGTACTGTCTACAGTCCCGGCTGTGGGGCCGCAGCGGGGGCCCAGGTGGGCCCGAGGGCAGCATCCATGCCGGCGGCTGCAACTTCAACTCCTTCCTTCGGCGGACGGTGCGCTTTGTAG GTGTCCACGTATTTGGCCTGTGTGCCACGGCCCTGGTGACTGACGTGATCCAGCTGGCCACGGGCTACCACGCACCCTTCTTCCTGACTGTCTGCAAACCCAACTACACCCTGTTGGGCACATCGTGTGAGGCCAATCCCTACATCACACAGGATATATGCTCTGGCCACGACACCCATGCCATCCTGTCTGCCCG GAAGACGTTTCCGTCCCAGCATGCCACTCTGTCTGCCTTTGCTGCTGTCTACGTGTCG ATGTACTTCAACTCGGTCATCTCGGACACCACCAAGCTGCTGAAGCCCATCCTGGTGTTCTCCTTCGCCATTGCAGCGGGCGTCTGCGGCCTCACCCAGATCACGCAGTACCGCAGCCACCCGGTGGACGTCTACGCAGGCTTCCTCATTGGGGCTGGCATAGCGGCCTACCTG GCCTGCCATGCAGTGGGCAACTTCCAGGCCCCACCAGCAGAGAGACCAGTGGCCGTGGTGCCAACTAAGGACGCGCTAAGGGCTCTGACCCAGCGGGGCCATGACTCGGTGTACCAGCAGAACAAGTCCGTGAGCACCGATGAGCTAGGTCCACCCAGCCGGTTGGAGGGTGTGCCCCGGCCCGTGGCCCGCGACAAGACCTCGCTGGGCAGCCTAAAGCGGGCCAGTGTGGATGTGGACCTGCTGGCCCCGCGCAGCCCCATGGGCAAGGAGAACATGGTGACCTTCAGCCACACACTGCCCCGTGTCAGCACGCCCTCGCTAGACGACCCCGCCCGCCGCCACATGACCATCCATGTTCCACTGGACGCCTCCCGCTCCAAGCAGCTCATTAGTGAATGGAAGCAGAAGTCACTGGAGGGCCGAGGCCTGGGGCTACCGGATGAGGGCAGCCCTGCACACCTGCGGGCACCCGCAGAGCCCATggctgaggaggaagaggaggaggaggaggaagaggaggaggaggaggaggaggaggag gaggaagggggtcCAGCACCTCCCTCACTGTACCCCACAGTCCAGGCTCGGCCAGGGCTCGGGCCACGCGTTATCCTGCCGCCTCGGCCTGGACCGCAACCTCTGGTTCATATCCCTGAGGAGGGGGCCCAGGCAGCAGCTGGCCTGTCCCCCAACAGCAGCGCAGCTGTGCGGGCCAAGTGGCTCATGATGGCTGAGAAGAGTGGAGCAGCAGCGGCCATAGCCTCGGCCCAGCCCCGCATGGCCAACCCGCCCCGGCTGCTGCAGGTCATTGCCATGTCCAAAGCTCCAGGTGCACCCGGCCCCAAGGCAGCCGAGACGGCTTCCTCATCTAGTGCCAGCTCTGACTCCTCCCAGTACAGGTCACCGTCTGACCGCGATTCTGCCAGCATTGTCACCATTGATGCACACGCACCCCACCACCCTGTGGTCCACCTGTCTGCGGGTAATGGGCCCTGGGAGTGGAAggcagcgggagtcggggccaAGGTcgtggagggagagggtggctaTGAGCTCGGGGACCTGGCCCGCAGCTTCCGCGGTGGGGCCAAGCCCCCAGGCATCTCCCCAGGCTCATCAGTCAGTGACGTGGACCAGGAAGAGCCACGGTTTGGGGCCGTGGCCACTGTCAACCTGGCCACGGGTGAGGGGCTGCCCCCACTGGGCGCAGTCGATGGTGTGCTGGGACCAGGCAGCCGGGAGTCGACGCTGCGTCGAAAAGCAGGCCCAGCGCTTGGTGATCGGGAAGCAGCGGAAGCCGAGGCCGAGAGCTACTACCGGAAGATGCAGGCTGCGCGCAGGTTCAAGGActga
- the AZU1 gene encoding azurocidin produces the protein MTALRLLAMLASLLATSRAGSAPLVDIVGGRKARPQELPFLASIQNQGRHFCGGALIHPNFVLTAASCFQSRNTGIATVVLGAYDLRRRERSRQTFFIRSVSENGYDPQQNLNDVLLLQLDRQANLTSSVALVPLPEQNATVEAGTGCQVAGWGTRRRRGRLSRVPRVLNVTVTPANQCRPNNVCTGVLTRRGGICQGDGGTPLVCNGLAHGVASWSRGPCGRGTDFFARVALFRNWIDSVINQPA, from the exons ATGACAGCACTCAGACTCCTGGCCATGCTGGCCAGCCTGCTAGCAACCTCCAGGGCTG GCTCGGCCCCTCTGGTGGACATAGTGGGAGGCAGGAAGGCCCGGCCGCAGGAGCTCCCGTTCCTGGCTTCCATCCAGAACCAAGGGAGGCATTTCTGTGGGGGCGCTCTGATCCACCCCAACTTTGTCCTGACAGCGGCCAGCTGCTTCCAGAGCCG GAACACCGGGATTGCCACCGTGGTGCTGGGTGCCTATGACCTGAGGCGTCGCGAGCGGTCCCGGCAGACTTTCTTCATCAGGAGTGTCAGCGAGAATGGCTATGACCCCCAGCAGAACCTGAACGACGTGCTGCTGCTGCAG CTGGACCGTCAGGCCAACCTCACCAGCAGCGTGGCGCTGGTACCACTGCCGGAGCAGAATGCCACAGTGGAAGCCGGCACCGGGTGCCAGGTTGCAGGCTGGGGCACCCGACGGCGTAGGGGGCGTCTCTCCCGAGTTCCAAGGGTCCTCAATGTTACCGTGACACCTGCAAACCAGTGTCGCCCCAACAACGTGTGCACTGGCGTCCTCACCCGACGGGGTGGCATCTGCCAG GGGGATGGCGGCACCCCTCTCGTCTGCAACGGCCTGGCACACGGCGTGGCCTCCTGGTCCCGGGGGCCCTGCGGTAGGGGCACCGACTTCTTCGCGCGCGTGGCCCTCTTCAGGAACTGGATTGACTCAGTTATAAACCAGCCGGCCTGA